In the Oxyura jamaicensis isolate SHBP4307 breed ruddy duck chromosome 18, BPBGC_Ojam_1.0, whole genome shotgun sequence genome, one interval contains:
- the LOC118176034 gene encoding cytochrome P450 2C5-like yields MEAGVAGVLLTILLLLLSILCLLVRSSNRSSRLPPGPAPWPILGNLWQKDILPLHQSYEKLSRRYGPVFTVWLGRRPAVVLCGYGAVKDALLGHAEEFGGRPEIPLMAHLSNDYGIITKNEKKWRELRRFTLSTLRDFGMGKSSMSQRVQQEAQHLVDLLASLEGEAFEPIMLFRHAVANVICSVVFGSHFSYSDTAFLKLLDMIGNFISFFISPIAIVYNIFPSVLLRLPGPHRKVLAKCENLKSYIREQVEQHRQTLDPSSPRDYIDCFLMKAEKERSSVEKMYSDEDLVMSVFDLFGAGTVTTSNTLVFFILVLAKFPHIQAKIQEEIDAVVGPGRAPRMEDKLRMPYTNAAIHELQRIQRAGIENFPRMTTRDVEFRGHTIPKDTAIIPLFSSVHMDPTQWENPKEVDPGHFLDEKGNFRKREAFMAFSAGKRMCPGEALARMELFLFLTTLLQSFTFQLTTESKETDLFTLWQKIERKEIPGRFFAIRRTCA; encoded by the exons ATGGAGGCTGGGGTGGCTGGGGTGCTGCTgaccatcctcctcctcctcctctccatccTCTGCCTCCTGGTGAGGAGCAGCAACAGGAGCAGCCGGCTGCCTCCGGGACCAGCCCCATGGCCcattctgggcaacctgtggcAAAAAGACATCCTGCCGCTTCACCAGAGCTACGAGAAG CTCAGCCGCAGGTACGGCCCCGTCTTCACCGTCTGGCTGGGGCGCAGGCCGGCGGTGGTGCTCTGCGGGTACGGGGCCGTGAAGGATGCTCTGCTGGGCCATGCCGAGGAGTTCGGAGGCAGACCTGAAATCCCCCTCATGGCGCATCTGTCGAATGACTACG GTATCATCACCAAGAATGAGAAGAAGTGGCGGGAGCTGCGGAGGTTCACGCTCAGCACCCTGCGGGACTTCGGGATGGGGAAGAGCTCCATGTCGCAGCGGGTGCAGCAGGAGGCCCAGCACCTCGTGGACCTGCTGGCGAGCCTCGAAG GAGAAGCCTTTGAGCCCATAATGCTGTTCAGGCACGCAGTGGCCAACGTCATCTGCTCCGTCGTCTTCGGGAGCCACTTCAGCTACAGCGACACGGCCTTTCTGAAGCTGCTGGACATGATCGGGAATTTTATCAGCTTCTTCATCTCCCCCATTGCCATA GTCTACAACATCTTCCCCAGCGTCCTGCTCCGCCTGCCGGGGCCGCACAGGAAAGTCCTGGCCAAGTGCGAGAACCTGAAGAGCTACATCCGAGAGCAGGTCGAGCAGCACAGGCAGACGCTGGACCCCAGCTCCCCCCGGGACTACATCGACTGCTTCCTTATGAAGGCGGAAAAG GAGAGGAGTAGCGTGGAGAAAATGTACAGTGACGAAGACTTGGTCATGTCAGTATTCGACCTCTTTGGTGCTGGGACGGTGACCACCAGCAACACCCTGGTCTTCTTCATCTTGGTGCTGGCAAAGTTCCCCCACATTCAAG CCAAGATCCAGGAGGAGATCGACGCGGTGGTGGGCCCCGGCCGCGCGCCCCGCATGGAGGACAAGCTGAGGATGCCCTACACCAACGCGGCGATCCACGAGCTGCAGCGCATCCAGCGGGCCGGCATCGAGAACTTCCCTCGCATGACGACACGGGACGTGGAGTTCAGGGGCCACACCATCCCCAAG GACACGGCCATTATTCCGCTATTTTCGTCAGTGCACATGGACCCAACCCAGTGGGAGAACCCCAAAGAAGTTGACCCGGGTCACTTCTTGGATGAAAAGGGCAACTTCAGGAAGCGCGAGGCCTTCATGGCTTTTTCAGCAG GGAAGCGGATGTGCCCAGGAGAGGCGCTGGCCCGCATGgagctcttcctcttcctcacgACGCTGCTGCAGAGCTTCACCTTCCAGCTCACCACGGAGTCCAAGGAGACGGATTTATTCACCCTGTGGCAGAAGATAGAGAGGAAGGAGATACCAGGCAGGTTCTTTGCCATACGGCGTACATGTGCTTGA